A region of the Cyanobium usitatum str. Tous genome:
GGCTTCCGTTAAAGCGCAACAGACTGCCGATGAGGTCATTGCAGTCGCCGATGCCATGATGTATTCGATCAAAGACGAACATAATGTGATTGGAAGTCACCGCAGTAAGCAGCGTTAAGGCAGAGGCCTGCATTCATCTTGACGCCCTCAGATGGAATGATTCATGCTTTAACTTCCCCATGAGCACTTCCCAGGGCGGCCGCCCAATAGAAGTAAGTCATAGAAATTCGAAGGGACTACAGCTCCTGAGCTGCGAACTAAATACTTAATGATTACGCACCCCGATCTTCACCCTCGACCCATGCCGTAGTTAGGGAACCGCCAGTCTGCCTAAACCTTGATGACGTCCTGCCAAGCGAGGTTGATCGAGCAACAGAGCTTCTGACGCTTGGCCGCCGCGGCAATCCGATGCTCGTGGGCTGGAAGCGCTGCTACCGGCCGCTGGCTTCTTAGGCTTAGCCGATCTGATACAGCCACCGGTGACAAGCACCGTCCCTCCCATCTCCGCAGCCAGCGGCGTCGATCCAGCGGCCCTGGAGCGCGCAGCTCGCCCTAACAGCCTGGGCCGCTACGGCCAGTTCGGCGGCCAGTATGTGCCGGAAACGCTGATCCCCGCTCTGGCGGAGCTGGAGCAGGCCGCGGCTGAGGCTTGGCAGGATCCTGCTTTTACCGATCGGCTCAACCACCTGCTGCGCACCTATGTGGGGCGGCCCAATCCGCTCTATGAAGCCGAGCGGCTTACGGAGCACTACCGCCGGCCCGAGGGCGGTCCGCGCATCTGGCTGAAGCGCGAAGACCTCAATCACACCGGCGCCCACAAGATCAATAACGCCCTCGGCCAGGCGCTGCTGGCCCTGCGCATGGGCAAAAAGCGGATCATTGCCGAAACCGGCGCCGGTCAGCACGGCGTGGCCACGGCCACCGTCTGCGCCCGTTTCGGCTTGGAGTGCGTGGTGTACATGGGCGCGGAAGACATGCGCCGCCAGGCCCTCAACGTGTTCCGCATGCGTTTGCTGGGGGCCACGGTGCAGCCGGTCACCGCCGGCACCGCCACCCTCAAGGACGCCACCAGCGAAGCGATCCGCGACTGGGTCACCAACGTGGAGAGCACCCACTACATTCTTGGCTCGGTGGCCGGGCCCCATCCCTACCCGATGCTGGTGCGCGATTTCCACGCCGTGATCGGTGAGGAAACCAAGCGCCAGTGCCACGAGGCCTTTGGCCGCAATCCCGATGTGCTGGTGGCCTGCGTGGGCGGGGGCTCCAATGCCATGGGCCTGTTCCATCCCTTCGTGCAGGACACGGACGTGCGGCTAGTGGGGGTGGAGGCTGCTGGAGATGGCGTGGCCACCGGCCGCCATGCCGCCACGATTACCGAGGGCCGAGTTGGGGTGCTGCACGGCGCCATGAGCCTGCTGCTCCAGGACGAGGAGGGCCAGGTGCAGGAGGCCCACTCGATCAGTGCCGGCCTCGATTACCCCGGCGTCGGCCCCGAGCACAGCTACCTCAAAACCATCGGCCGGGCCGAATACGGCGCCGTCACCGACACCGAGGCCCTGGACGCCCTGCAACTTCTGTGTCGCCTGGAGGGCATCATCCCGGCCCTGGAAACGGCCCACGCCTTTGCCTGGTTGGAGAAGCTCTGCCCCACTCTGGCCCCCGGCACCGAGGTGGTGCTCAACCTCTCGGGCCGCGGCGACAAGGACGTCAACACCGTGGCTGAGAAGCTCGGCGACAAGATGGGGGGCTGAGCACCGAACGGCTTCAGGACGAGGGCTGCAGGAGCGCCAGAAATGCGTCCACGCTCATGAGCGAGGCGTAGCCCTGGAAGCACGCCAGTGCCGCGGCGTGTCGCTCGGGAGTCTCCGCCTGGCAGGCGTCGGTGAGGCACACCACCCGGTAGCCGCGGTCGGCGGCATCCTTCACCGTGTGGTCGATGCACTGGTCGGTGAGCAGGCCGATCACCACCAGGGTGCGGATGCCGATGTTGCGCAGCAGGTAGTCGAGCGTGGTGGAGCTGAATGGCGACGACGAGCTTTTCGGCAGCACCAGCTCATCCGGCCATGGCGCCAGTTCGGCGATTACCTGGGCGGCGCGGCTGCCAGGTGGGAAGCCCATGCCGCAGCGTTTGTAATCGAGGCTGCGGTCGCGGCCGTTGCTGGTGAGGTTGGCCATCACCGTGTGGATCACCTCCAGCCCGCCCCGGCGTGCCGCCGCCAGGGTGCGTTGGGCGGCAGGCAGCGTGTGGGCGGAGAACTGCTCATCAAAGGCCGGCCGCGGTCGCGGCTGAGCATCACCGCAGGTGCCCTGCTGCAGGTCCACCAGCAGCAGGGCCATGACGCCGGGCTGCCACCAGGCCGTTAGGGGGACCGGTTCCATGTGGGCAGCTTCCATGCGGGCAGCGCCGGCTGGGGCAATCATGGCCGCAGTGCCGCGGTCTGTCCGTGTCCCAGCCCCTGTCGCCGCCAGTTGCCGCCCTCGCCGATCAGGGCATCCGCTGGGTGGCGATCACCTGGGTGAACCATGCCGGCGCCCCCTTGGTGAAGGTGGTGCCGCTATCGGCTTTTGACGCGGCGGCGGCCGTGGGCGTGGGCTTTTCGCCCGTCTCGGATGCCTTCCGCGCCGATGGCGCCATCGATCCGGCCCATCGCCTGGCCCGCCCCGATGGGGATCTGCGTCTGCGGGCCGATGCCGCTGCCCTGGCGTTGCTTGAGCCCGGCAGCGGCTGGGCCTGGGCGCCGGGGGAGCGCTTTGAACGCACCGGCAAGCCCTACGTGGGCGATCAGCGGCACCGATGCCGCCAGCAGCAGGAGCAGCTTCTGCAGGCTGGTGTCGAGCTGCAGGCCGGCTTCGAACTGGAGTGGCTGGTGGCTAGCCATCGCCCCGATGCCGATCCCCATCCGGCCATTCCCGGTGGCCCCTATGGCGCCGATCGGCTGATGGAGGGGCTGGATTACGCCACGGCCCTGCTCGATGGACTGGAGGCCGCCGGCATTCCCTGGCTGCAGTTCCACCCGGAATACGGGGCCGGGCAGTTTGAGCTGTCGCTCGCTCCGGGTACGCCCCTGGAGGCGGCCGACCGATTGGTGCACGCCCGGCTCGTGATTCAGCGGGTGACGCGCCGCTTTGGCTGGCGCTGCAGTTTCAGTCCCAAGCCCAGCCTGGAGCGGGTGGGCAATGGGGGCCATCTGCACCTGAGCCTGCAGCGCGATGGCTTGCCGCTGCTGCAGGGGGGCGACGGTCCTGGCGGGCTCAGCGCTGCGGGTGGCGCCGTGCTGGCGGCCCTGCTGGAGGAGCTGCCGGCCCTGCTCGCCCTGGCCTGTCCCCTGGAGATCTCCTACCGGCGCTTGGCGCCGGGGTCCTGGTCGGCGCCCTATCAAGTGTGGGGCATCGAGAATCGGGAAGCGGCCCTGCGCCTAATTCCCACCGCTGCCGATGGTGCCGCCGCCCACCTGGAGCTCAAGGTGGTGGATCTGGCGGCCAATCCCTACCTGTTGCTGGCGGCCGTGCAGGCCGTGGCCCTGGACGGGCTGGAGCAGGCCCGGTCCCTGCCGCCGCCGGTGAGTGGCGATCCGGCCCATCTGCCGGCCGGTGCGGCGGTGCGATTGCCCGCGAGCTTGGCTGAGGCTTCAGCCGCCTTCACCGCCAGTGCTCTGCTGCGCCAGGCCTTTGGGGAGGACCTACACGCCAGCCTGCTGGATAGCCAGGCCGCCGAGGTGCGCCGCTGCGCCGGCCTCGGCGATGCTGCCCTGGCTGCGGGGGATGCCTGGTGGCCGCTAGTGGGCGGCGTGGGCTGGGATTGATGGCGGTACGCACCGTTCTGCGGCTGGGCAATCCCTGTCTGCGCCTACGCGCCCAGCCCGTGCTGGATGTTCACGATCCCGCCTTGATGAAACTGATTACGGATCTGCACGACACGATGGAGGCCTGCAGCGGCGCCGGCCTGGCTGCTCCCCAAATCGGCGTGCTGCTGCGGGTAGTGCTGTTCGGTGGTGGTGGGCCCAACCCCCGCTACCCCGATGCGCCACCGCTTCCCCGCACCCTGTTGATCAATCCCGTGCTCACCCCGCTCGGACAGGAGCGTGATGAGGGCTGGGAGGGATGTCTGAGTGTGCCGGGGTTGAGGGGGCGGGTGTCGCGTTGGCAACGGCTGCGCTACCAGGGTTTCGATGGCGATGGTCAGCCCGTGGATCGTTGCGTGGAGGGGTTTCATGCCCGGGTGGTCCAGCACGAGTGCGACCACCTCGATGGCGTGCTTTTCCCCGACCGGCTCAGCGATCCCACCGCCTTCGGGTTCATTCTGGAGTTAGAGACCGCAGGGCTGATTCCAACGGTCCCCGCTTAGGGATGCCTTGCAAGTAGCAACAGCCGCAGGGGGGCAACGGCGCATGCCGACGATGTAGAGATTCTGGTCAGCGGGTTTCATCCCTGGCCAGGCCAGTTGAATTGATGCCCGAACATGGAGTAGAGAACCTGCCAGAGATTGGGTTGTTGCTCAAGCGCTTTGGCCGCGTCTGTTTCGATCGCGCTGCGTTGCTCCGGGCTCAGACCCAGGCCGTTGGCCAGACGGTTCAAGATGGAATTCTCCTCTTCGCAGATGAAGGCATCCTCCTGCGGCTGTCTCGATGCCGAAGCCACCATCACAGCGGTTTTCATCGCCAGTTCCCGTTGGTCCGGGTTCACCAGCACGGCCAGTTCCTCAATGGAGGATGGATCGGACACCTGATCTTCCCAGGTGACGAATTTGGCCTGGAGTTTGTATTGCTCGCTTAGCGATTCCAGCAGACTTTCTTCTTCAAGGGAGACCCCACCGTCGGCCAGCGCGACCAGGTTGAGAAGTCTCAGGATCACTCCTGCCGATTGGAGATCCACGCAGGTCTTCGGATTGCACAGGTGATCAGGGTACTGATGGTGGTTGGAAAACCATCGAGTTAACCCAAAAGCCTCTCCAGCGCCTGGGCCACCGAACCCACGGCGGCTCGCGCCGTGGCGTAGGCCATGCGCATTGGCCCCACCAGGGCCACCTGGCCCACCCCGCCGTCGCCGCTGCGGTAGTTGGCCTGCACCACGGCGCACTGGTGCAGGGCCCGGTGGGGATGCTCGGCGCCGATCCAAATGCCCGGCTGGGGTAGCAGCTGTTGGGGCGCATCCTCCACCAGCTCCACTAAGGGGCGCAGGCTGAGGGTCTGGCTGAATTCCGGCTGGGCAAGCAGGCCAGCGAGGCCCATGGCTACAGCGCCTTCGCCCTCCAGCTGCCGCGACTGCCCATGGCTAGCCAGCGCTTGGCGCAGCACGGCGCCGCTGCTGGTTAGGTGGGAGGGCAGGGCGGCCCAGTCGATGCTGCCGCCATCCAGCTGGGCCGCGACCCAGCGCTCCAGGGACGCCAGTTCCGCTACTGCAAGGCAGGGCAGCCGCAAGTTGAGGCTGCTGGCTGTGGCGCCCCCCTCCACCAGGAACACCAGCAGGCGTTCACCACTGGCCACCAGTCGTAGGGCCTGCAGCTGGGACTGCTGGCGTTGGGGCCTGGTGATCAAGCTGAGCAGGCCTGTGAGATCTGCCAGGCGCCGGCTCAGATGCAGCAGCAGATCGTCGAGGGCTGCCCACTGCAGGCTGAGTCCGGTGAGTTCGCGCTCCAGCTGCAGGGCGGCCGCGCCTGGCGCGGGCAGCAGCTGATCCACGTAGGTGCGATAGCCCTGCTGGCTGGGGATTCGGCCAGCGGAGGGGTGGGGCTGGGTGAGCAGGCCACGCTGCTCCAGGGCCCCCATGGCTGAGCGCACCGTCGCCGGGCTGGCCTGCAGGCCAAAACGGCGCACCAGGGTCTGGCTGCCCACCGGCTCCATCGTGTCGACGTAGTGGCGCACGGCGAGCTGCAGTACTTCCTGCTGCCTGGCGGGCAAGGGCCTGGGGGAGGCGGACTGCAAGCGGGCGCCGCAGGAGTGCGGTGATCGTACGCAGCCCAGCAGTTCTTAGTAGCGGGGTACGGCCGGATCCACCTCCACACTCCAGGCATCGATGCCCCCTTGCACGTTCCAGACGGCAGTAAAGCCGTGTTCCTGCATCAGCCAGCAGCCCAGATGCCAGCTGCGCACACCGGCGTGGCACAGCACGGCCACGGGGCGGTCGCGGTCGAGCAGCTGGTTGAGCTGGCCAATCCACTCGTTAGATCGGCCCAGGGGCAGATGCACCACGGCATGGGGCAGGCGGGCCAATTCCAGTTCGGTGTCTTCGCGCACGTCCACCAGCTGGATCGCCTCGCCCCGCTCCAGCCGCTCTTGCAGGTCGCGGGCCCGGATTGTCTGCGGTGTCGTCTCGGTCTGCGGTGTCGTCTCGATAGGTGCCATGGCGGGCAGACGGGGTGGCTTGGGGTCAAGATGGACCCATCCTGCGTGGGGCGCATGAAGGCCCGCCCGTTTTTGGCGGTCGTGCTGGCGGTGGCATTGCTGTTGCTGAGCCTGGCGGCGGGTGGCTGGTGGCTGGTGCTGCAGCGCTCCCCCCTGCAACTACAGCACCAGCAGCTGGTGTCGCCCCGGGCGGCCCGCTTTGTGCCCCGCCAAGCCGCTCTGAGCCTCTATCTGCTCAGCGATGGCGAGCAGCCGGTTGGCTACGCCCGGGCGGTGGCTCCCCCTCGCCAGCGGCGCCAGGCGGCTGAGGCGGTCGCCGGCCTTAGGGATGGCGCTTTCGCCGCCGCTGGCCTCGACTATCCCGGCGAGCTGGCCCCCTGGTTGGGCCGCGAACTCGGCTTTGCCCTACTGGCCTCAGAGCCCGGGGCGGCGCCCGATGGCTGGTTGCTGGCCCTGCGCAGCCGCGACGCTGACGGCGCCCGCCGTTTCCTGCAGCGCTTCTGGCAGACCCGCAGTCTGGCGGGCACCGACCTGCAGATCAGCAGCTACCGCGGCATGGGCTTGATCAGTGGCCGTGGTGCCCTGGTGGGCACCAGCCCGGTGCCGATCGCTACGGCGCTGATCGACGACGACCTGGTGTTGATCGCGTCGGGCCGGGGGGTGCTGGAGCAGGCCCTCGACGTCTCCCAGATCGATGAGCTCAACCAGGCGGCCAGCCCCCGCTTTAAGCAGGCGGTGCAACGCCTTGAGCAGGGGGCGCTGCTGCTAACAGCCCGGCCAGAAACCCTGGGGCCCTGGTTGGGGTTGCCGGGTGAGTTCACGGCGCCTGGGGTGGTGCAGGAGCTGGTGGCCAGCCTGCGCCCCGACAAGCGCTCCTTGGAGCTGGATGCCCTGCTGCAGTTCGCGGCAGATGCCGCAGTGCCGGCTCCCTCGGTTGATGCCACTGGGGACATTGACCCCACAGGAGCAGCTTTATTAGCGGCTCTGCAGGGCCCCTCAGAGAGCTTGGCCCTGATCCAGCGCCCCGCCGCTTGGCCGGCCTACTGGCAGCCCCTGCTGGCGGCAGTGCTGCAGGCCGAGCCGGGATCGTTCCCGGCCCTGGTGACCGCTGCCGCCGATGGCCCGCTGCTGCGCAGTGAGGCAAGTCAGGGCTGGCTGCTCGGCACTGGCGTCGACCAACCGCCGCCGGAGGCCCTCGCAGGGGTGCTGGCCGCCGAGGGATTGATCGCCGCGCCGCTGCCGGTGGAAGGGGATCCCGATCTGCGGGTCTGGACCAGGCTGGAGGCTGGCCAGGCTGGACGCCGATTCGCCCGCGGCGATGCCAACCAGCTGCAGGCCAGCCTGGAGGGCGCCCGCTCCGGCCAGGGCCGCCTGGCCTGGTGGGGCCAGACCCTGGCGGTGCTGCAGGAGCAGCGTGACTCCCGCAAGCCGCCCCGGCTGCGGCTGGAGCAGCTCGCCGGCCTCGATCTACCCCAGGCTCCCCTGCAGTGGGCTATGGCGGCGGGCCGGGCCCAGCCCTTGCTGCAGCGCTGGAGCACCTGGCAGCTGTTGTCGGCCCTGGCCGGCCAGCCCCTGGCCCCGGCCGTGCATAGCCTGAGCCTGGGCTGGGAAGCGCAGCCTGACGCCAACCTGCACCTCAAGGCCCGCCTTGAATTTGGTTGATGGCTAGAGCTGAGCGCGTAGCGGTTGAGAGTGAACTGGTTGCGAGTGAACCGGTTGAGCGCGAACTGCTGCTCTGGCGCCATGGCATCGCCGAAGATCGCCACCCTGATCGCCCTGATCAGGAGCGGGCCCTTACGGCTGAAGGCCGTCAGCGCACTGCGGCCGTGGCGGCGGAGTTGTGCCGCTTGCAGCTCCACTGTGATCGCCTGCTGAGCAGCCCCCTGCGGCGGGCGCTGCAGACCGCTGAAATTGGGGTGGCGGCTGGTCTGGCGCCGGCGCTGGAGTTGGAGGATCGCCTGGCTCCGGGCGGTGATCCCCGGCCGCTGCTGCAGGCGGGCCCTTGGCGGCGCCTTGGCCTGGTGGGCCATGAGCCAGACCTGGGCGAGCTGGCCTCGAGCCTGCTGGGGTTGCCGGCGGGCACGATTTCGGTGCGTAAGGCCGGCATCGTGCTGCTGCGCCTGGGCCCAACTGGCGCCAGCTTGGAGGCCCTAATTGGCCCACGGTTGCTGCGGCTACGGCGGGATGGCTAGCTGCAGCCGTAAGTTCGCCTTAGTGAGTGCGGTGGAGAAGCTTGGTAGTAACAGGAGCGGCGACCCCAGCCCCATTTCGGCCGGGTTTGGAAGGGGTGCCGGCTACCCAGTCGTCGATCTGCGACATCGATGGCCAGCGGGGGGTGCTCACCTATCGCGGCTACCCCGTAGACCAGCTGGCCTCCAGCAGCTCCTTTCTGGAGACGGCCTACCTGCTGATCTGGGGCGAGCTACCCACCTCTGAGCAGCTGCAGGAGTTTGAGCAGGAGGTGCAGATGCACCGCCGAGTCAGCTTCCGTATTCGGGACATGATGAAGTGCTTCCCCTCCGGGGGGCATCCGATGGATGCGCTGCAGAGCAGCGCCGCCTCCTTGGGCCTGTTTTATTCCCGTCGAGCCCTCGACAACCCCGAATACATCGTTTCGGCGGTGGTGCGGTTGATCGCCAAGATCCCCACGATGGTGGCTGCCTTCCAGCTGATCAGGAAGGGTCAAGATCCGATCCAGCCCCGCGACGACCTGGCCTACGGCGCCAATTTTCTCTACATGCTCACGGAGCGGGAGCCCGATCCGCTGGCGGCCCGCATCTTTGACGCCTGTCTGATCCTGCACGCTGAGCACAGCCTTAATGCCAGCACCTTCAGCG
Encoded here:
- a CDS encoding HrcA family transcriptional regulator → MEPVGSQTLVRRFGLQASPATVRSAMGALEQRGLLTQPHPSAGRIPSQQGYRTYVDQLLPAPGAAALQLERELTGLSLQWAALDDLLLHLSRRLADLTGLLSLITRPQRQQSQLQALRLVASGERLLVFLVEGGATASSLNLRLPCLAVAELASLERWVAAQLDGGSIDWAALPSHLTSSGAVLRQALASHGQSRQLEGEGAVAMGLAGLLAQPEFSQTLSLRPLVELVEDAPQQLLPQPGIWIGAEHPHRALHQCAVVQANYRSGDGGVGQVALVGPMRMAYATARAAVGSVAQALERLLG
- the trpB gene encoding tryptophan synthase subunit beta, producing the protein MTSTVPPISAASGVDPAALERAARPNSLGRYGQFGGQYVPETLIPALAELEQAAAEAWQDPAFTDRLNHLLRTYVGRPNPLYEAERLTEHYRRPEGGPRIWLKREDLNHTGAHKINNALGQALLALRMGKKRIIAETGAGQHGVATATVCARFGLECVVYMGAEDMRRQALNVFRMRLLGATVQPVTAGTATLKDATSEAIRDWVTNVESTHYILGSVAGPHPYPMLVRDFHAVIGEETKRQCHEAFGRNPDVLVACVGGGSNAMGLFHPFVQDTDVRLVGVEAAGDGVATGRHAATITEGRVGVLHGAMSLLLQDEEGQVQEAHSISAGLDYPGVGPEHSYLKTIGRAEYGAVTDTEALDALQLLCRLEGIIPALETAHAFAWLEKLCPTLAPGTEVVLNLSGRGDKDVNTVAEKLGDKMGG
- a CDS encoding cysteine hydrolase family protein encodes the protein MIAPAGAARMEAAHMEPVPLTAWWQPGVMALLLVDLQQGTCGDAQPRPRPAFDEQFSAHTLPAAQRTLAAARRGGLEVIHTVMANLTSNGRDRSLDYKRCGMGFPPGSRAAQVIAELAPWPDELVLPKSSSSPFSSTTLDYLLRNIGIRTLVVIGLLTDQCIDHTVKDAADRGYRVVCLTDACQAETPERHAAALACFQGYASLMSVDAFLALLQPSS
- a CDS encoding DUF3352 domain-containing protein, yielding MKARPFLAVVLAVALLLLSLAAGGWWLVLQRSPLQLQHQQLVSPRAARFVPRQAALSLYLLSDGEQPVGYARAVAPPRQRRQAAEAVAGLRDGAFAAAGLDYPGELAPWLGRELGFALLASEPGAAPDGWLLALRSRDADGARRFLQRFWQTRSLAGTDLQISSYRGMGLISGRGALVGTSPVPIATALIDDDLVLIASGRGVLEQALDVSQIDELNQAASPRFKQAVQRLEQGALLLTARPETLGPWLGLPGEFTAPGVVQELVASLRPDKRSLELDALLQFAADAAVPAPSVDATGDIDPTGAALLAALQGPSESLALIQRPAAWPAYWQPLLAAVLQAEPGSFPALVTAAADGPLLRSEASQGWLLGTGVDQPPPEALAGVLAAEGLIAAPLPVEGDPDLRVWTRLEAGQAGRRFARGDANQLQASLEGARSGQGRLAWWGQTLAVLQEQRDSRKPPRLRLEQLAGLDLPQAPLQWAMAAGRAQPLLQRWSTWQLLSALAGQPLAPAVHSLSLGWEAQPDANLHLKARLEFG
- a CDS encoding rhodanese-like domain-containing protein → MAPIETTPQTETTPQTIRARDLQERLERGEAIQLVDVREDTELELARLPHAVVHLPLGRSNEWIGQLNQLLDRDRPVAVLCHAGVRSWHLGCWLMQEHGFTAVWNVQGGIDAWSVEVDPAVPRY
- a CDS encoding citrate synthase, with the translated sequence MRWRSLVVTGAATPAPFRPGLEGVPATQSSICDIDGQRGVLTYRGYPVDQLASSSSFLETAYLLIWGELPTSEQLQEFEQEVQMHRRVSFRIRDMMKCFPSGGHPMDALQSSAASLGLFYSRRALDNPEYIVSAVVRLIAKIPTMVAAFQLIRKGQDPIQPRDDLAYGANFLYMLTEREPDPLAARIFDACLILHAEHSLNASTFSARVTASTLTDPYAVVASAVGTLAGPLHGGANEDVLEMLGQIGSPDQVAPWLDRAIAGKQKIMGFGHREYKVKDPRAVILQSLAEQLFDQFGHDPMYDLARKLEEVAAERLGPKGIFPNVDFYSGLVYRKLGIPEDLFTPIFAIARTAGWLAHWKEQLGANRIYRPSQIYTGQPSRDWQPVGAR
- a CDS encoding glutamine synthetase family protein; the encoded protein is MSQPLSPPVAALADQGIRWVAITWVNHAGAPLVKVVPLSAFDAAAAVGVGFSPVSDAFRADGAIDPAHRLARPDGDLRLRADAAALALLEPGSGWAWAPGERFERTGKPYVGDQRHRCRQQQEQLLQAGVELQAGFELEWLVASHRPDADPHPAIPGGPYGADRLMEGLDYATALLDGLEAAGIPWLQFHPEYGAGQFELSLAPGTPLEAADRLVHARLVIQRVTRRFGWRCSFSPKPSLERVGNGGHLHLSLQRDGLPLLQGGDGPGGLSAAGGAVLAALLEELPALLALACPLEISYRRLAPGSWSAPYQVWGIENREAALRLIPTAADGAAAHLELKVVDLAANPYLLLAAVQAVALDGLEQARSLPPPVSGDPAHLPAGAAVRLPASLAEASAAFTASALLRQAFGEDLHASLLDSQAAEVRRCAGLGDAALAAGDAWWPLVGGVGWD
- the def gene encoding peptide deformylase, whose translation is MAVRTVLRLGNPCLRLRAQPVLDVHDPALMKLITDLHDTMEACSGAGLAAPQIGVLLRVVLFGGGGPNPRYPDAPPLPRTLLINPVLTPLGQERDEGWEGCLSVPGLRGRVSRWQRLRYQGFDGDGQPVDRCVEGFHARVVQHECDHLDGVLFPDRLSDPTAFGFILELETAGLIPTVPA
- a CDS encoding SixA phosphatase family protein, with amino-acid sequence MARAERVAVESELVASEPVERELLLWRHGIAEDRHPDRPDQERALTAEGRQRTAAVAAELCRLQLHCDRLLSSPLRRALQTAEIGVAAGLAPALELEDRLAPGGDPRPLLQAGPWRRLGLVGHEPDLGELASSLLGLPAGTISVRKAGIVLLRLGPTGASLEALIGPRLLRLRRDG